GGCCTGGGTCAGCTCATCGGCGGCCGCACCATCGAGATAAGCCCAGGCATTGTCGTCAAGACGGCGACGGGCGTAGGCTTCATAGTCGGCCAGCGCGACGATGTCGCGCGGAATGCCGTCAAGCAACGGCGCCTGGAACATCAGCTGTCTGCCCAGCGACGCAGGAGATTGTGATAGCAGCCGGTCAGACGGACGACCGGCTCGCTGTCGCCTTGCGTCTCGCGCAGGCTGAGCAACGCCATGTCCATATCGAACAGCATGCGGCGCTGGCCGGGGTCGCGCACCATGCTCTGCATGAACATGAAGCAGGCAACGCGATGCCCCCGCGTCACCGGGGCAACTTCGTGAATCGAAGTCGAGGGATAAACCACCATGCTGCCCGCCTTGAGCTTGACCCCGTGTTTGCCGAAGGTGTCTTCAATGGTCAGCAGCCCGCCTTCGTATTCGTCGGGGTCGGACAGAAACAGCGTGGCCGAAACATCGGCCCGGACATAGCCGCTGCCGTCCGGCATCTGGCGCATGGCGTTGTCGGTGTGAAAACCGTAGTAATTACTGTCGCCACCATAGCGATTGAAGAATGGCGGCAAAATCTTGAGCGGCAAGGCGGCGGTAAAAAACAGCGCATTCCGGTTCAACGCATTGAGTACCAGACGGCGCAAGGCCGGCAAATGCTCAGCATTTTCGGCCAGTTGCTCGTTGTTCTTGGCTTTGGCCGCCTGCAAACCTGCGGTTATCTGCCCATCCGACCAGGTCGATTGTGCCAGCAACGATTTCGCGGTCGACAGCTCTTCCGGGGTCAAAACGTCATCGATAGTAATCAGCATCGCTTCCTCAAGCAAAGACGCCCCCGCTTTTCAGGTCGGGGGCGTTGGGTCAGACATTTCTTAGAACTTGTATTCCGTGCTCAGGATGAAGCGGCGCGGCTGGCCAACATAAGTGAAGCCACCGTTGTCGTAGATCGCGTCGTAATACAGGGTGTCGAAGACATTCTGGATGTTGAGCTTGATCGTGTATTTCGGCTGCTCATAAGCAACCATGGCATCCCAGCGCGTGTAGGACGGCACGAAGTTCGGGTTGAACGGCGTTGTTGCACTGTTGCCCGTCGGGGCGCCACCGTAGCGCTTGCTCTTGTACTCCATGCCGCCGCCAACTTTGAAGCCCATCGGCAACTGATACGTGGTCCACAAATTGAACGTCTGCTTCGGCGTATTACGGGCATTGTGGCCGATGAAGTTCGCGTTGCCAGTCGTCGGCGCAACCTGCAGAATTTCAGCATCGATCAACGACAAGCCGCTGAAAACTTCCCACTGGTCGGTAATCCGGCCGGCCAGTTCCAGTTCCAGACCATCCGATTGACGTTTCTTGGTCAGGATTGAAGAGGTGGATTCCAGATCGGTGTTGCGCTCCCAGTTCTTGGTCGCGGTATAGAGTGCCGTGCGGAAGGCCAGATTGCCATCGAGCAACAACCACTTGGCGCCAATTTCCGTGACCTTGGAACGTTCGGCCGGATACTGGTTACCCGAAAGCTGGTAAAGATCGGCTGTCGGGCTGAACGAGTCGCTCCAGCCGAGGTAGTAATGCTGTGCCGCCGAAGGCTGCCACGAGAGGCCGGTGCGGTAGCTGTTTTCGCCAAAATCACCACTGAAGTTGCTGACCACACCGGTATTGCTGACCGATTGATAACCGGAACGCATTTCGTCGCGGCGGATACCTGCGGTCAACTTCCAGTCACGGACAAATTCGAGCGTATCCTGGACATAAGCACTGTAGGTATCGCCGTTATAGGTATTCGGCGAGGCAGAAGTGTAGTGACCGGACTTGTACACCGGGTTGGCGGCTGTACCGAGATTACGCAAAGCCCAGCGCTTCGAATCTTCCTTCAGGTACTCCACGCCGGTCACGAGTTCGTTACGCATGCCGAAAATATTGAACGCGGTATTGAAATCGCTCTGGATAACAAAGTTGTCGGTATCGAATTCACGCGTTTTTGCACCGC
The sequence above is drawn from the Dechloromonas sp. TW-R-39-2 genome and encodes:
- a CDS encoding TonB-dependent siderophore receptor; the encoded protein is MKKTKLLAREKAGPLSSTPCSTDRASPVLPLGAAMFVGLMGAAGVAVAQEATLAPVTVKANAEQQDGYRASKTRVGKVVQDPHDVPQAITTITRSLMEEQEANSLREALRNVSGLSFNAAEGGRSGDNMMLRGFYTFGDMHLDGIRDTAQYDREVFNLEQVDVLRGAAAMLFGRGQAGGVINQVSKTPMLYGINKVSAGFGTDGFFETKADLNQRIGETTALRLNLMNRDEGSSRSNPVTGTTPEIHRQGIAPSIAFGLGTQHELTLSHFWLQTNDRPDYGVPFNGQAKKPEANHAKSSTYWGLSGQFDESQTNVTTLNYLFKISPDTQWRTVMRAANYKRSYWAGAPEGVRLPNGTRTDPATTIQSGGGAKTREFDTDNFVIQSDFNTAFNIFGMRNELVTGVEYLKEDSKRWALRNLGTAANPVYKSGHYTSASPNTYNGDTYSAYVQDTLEFVRDWKLTAGIRRDEMRSGYQSVSNTGVVSNFSGDFGENSYRTGLSWQPSAAQHYYLGWSDSFSPTADLYQLSGNQYPAERSKVTEIGAKWLLLDGNLAFRTALYTATKNWERNTDLESTSSILTKKRQSDGLELELAGRITDQWEVFSGLSLIDAEILQVAPTTGNANFIGHNARNTPKQTFNLWTTYQLPMGFKVGGGMEYKSKRYGGAPTGNSATTPFNPNFVPSYTRWDAMVAYEQPKYTIKLNIQNVFDTLYYDAIYDNGGFTYVGQPRRFILSTEYKF
- a CDS encoding Fe2+-dependent dioxygenase codes for the protein MLITIDDVLTPEELSTAKSLLAQSTWSDGQITAGLQAAKAKNNEQLAENAEHLPALRRLVLNALNRNALFFTAALPLKILPPFFNRYGGDSNYYGFHTDNAMRQMPDGSGYVRADVSATLFLSDPDEYEGGLLTIEDTFGKHGVKLKAGSMVVYPSTSIHEVAPVTRGHRVACFMFMQSMVRDPGQRRMLFDMDMALLSLRETQGDSEPVVRLTGCYHNLLRRWADS